DNA from Kitasatospora acidiphila:
GGCCGGCGCGGGTGTGATGGGCGTGATGACCGTCGCCCTCACCGTCAAGTGGCCGCACGGGCTGTGGGTGCAGCACGACGGGTACGAGTACCCCCTCGTGCTGATCGTCACCGGTGCGGCGCTGGCCGCCACCGGCCCCGGCCAGTGGTCGCTCGACGGCGCCCTGGGCCTGGCGCACTGGCCGCTGTGGTGGCTGCCGGTGGCAGTGGTCGCCGGCGTCGGCGGCGGCCTGGCCACGCGGCTCGCCCTGCACCGAGCCTGACCGCGGGCACCCCCCTGATCGCGCGGGCCCCGAGGCACCTCCCTGCCTCGGGGCCCGCGCCATGACAGCCTCCTGGCGATCTTCCGGCACTCCGGAAGGAGCATCGGGAGGCAGGCGGCCACGCTGCTCGTGGCCGATCCCACGACGCGATACCCCAAGAGCAGGAAGCGAGACGGTGGTGGCAGTGAGGGAAGATGCGCCCACGCGCGAACCGAGCCCGGCGGAGGCCGAACGCCAGACACCCACGAGCTCGGATCCGGCCCCCGGGCCCGAACCCGAGCCGGACGTGCACTCCATGACACGGATCACCCTGCGGCCCATCGCCTCGCCCTTGCCACTGGGCTTCTACACCGTGGCCATCGCCTCCGCCGTCACCAGCAGCCTGCAGCTCGGCCTGATCGACAGCGCGGACCGGCAGGCCGTGGCGCTCACGGTCTTCCCCGCCTTCGTGCTCCAACTGCTGGTCAGCGTCCTCGCTTTCGGCGCCCGGGACGTGATCGCGGCAACACTGATGGCCGGCTTCGCAGGCGCCTGGCTGGCCAACG
Protein-coding regions in this window:
- a CDS encoding DoxX family protein, whose product is MNTGLLLLRVVAGLLIAGHGVQKVSFRLGGSGLAGGTAEFRGDGFRGGQLTALAAGGTQIGAGLMLALGLLTPLAGAGVMGVMTVALTVKWPHGLWVQHDGYEYPLVLIVTGAALAATGPGQWSLDGALGLAHWPLWWLPVAVVAGVGGGLATRLALHRA